TTTCTAAGTAATTTTCTATATTTTGCAGAGCTTTTTCCAAACGAGAAATTTTATTCATAGCTATATTAATCTCTTCTTTTATAGATTCAAGTTCGTCAGGGTATTCATGTGTAAGTTTATTTCTTAATTTTCTTATTTCCATCCATTCCAAAGAAGAATCAATTATTCCTAATTTTTCCAATCTATCCAGTATATCTATAAAACTCATATTTTCATAAAGTTCTCCTATCTCTTCTAAAAAACGCCTAAAAAGTT
This genomic window from Persephonella sp. contains:
- a CDS encoding HepT-like ribonuclease domain-containing protein produces the protein MSIIKENLQIAKIHLNRLKQASKEIEDKNLLENFDIDDFEVVKVIDTFVFRFIKLQDYLGQKLFRRFLEEIGELYENMSFIDILDRLEKLGIIDSSLEWMEIRKLRNKLTHEYPDELESIKEEINIAMNKISRLEKALQNIENYLESKKIL